One stretch of Miscanthus floridulus cultivar M001 chromosome 18, ASM1932011v1, whole genome shotgun sequence DNA includes these proteins:
- the LOC136524490 gene encoding coatomer subunit beta'-1-like, translating into MAVPDRPGLGTRRGWCTGAELALPRPPAPAVGAPVDERLLTIFELQLAEECLLQAKDLSGLLLLYSSLGDAEGIEKLASLATEHGKNNVAFLCLFMLGKVEDCIQLLVDSNRIPEAALMARSYLPSKVPKIVAIWRNDLTKINPKAAESLPDPSEYPNLFEDWQVALTVEKNIASQRGHYPPADQYLNHADKSDMTLVEAFKRMQVMEHEELEDAAEQNGEPDQLVCYGCHVFSSVEVLNHQC; encoded by the exons ATGGCCGTCCCGGATCGGCCGGGCCTCGGAACTCGGCGCGGGTGGTGCACCGGCGCAGAACTGGCACTGCCACGGCCGCCGGCCCCGGCGGTGGGCGCCCCCGTCGACGAGCGTCTCCTT ACTATATTTGAG CTACAGTTGGCGGAGGAATGCCTTCTTCAAGCGAAGGATTTAAGTGGCTTGTTGCTACTGTACTCATCTCTTGGAGATGCTGAAGGAATTGAAAAGCTTGCTTCTTTGGCAACAGAACATGGAAAAAACAATGTTGCTTTCCTCTGCCTTTTTATGCTTGGTAAAGTGGAAGATTGCATACAGTTGCTTGTAGACAG TAACCGTATACCTGAAGCTGCATTAATGGCACGATCATATCTTCCTAGCAAAGTACCAAAGATAGTAGCAATTTGGAGAAACGACCTCACTAAA ATTAATCCAAAAGCTGCAGAGTCTCTGCCAGATCCTTCTGAATATCCAAATTTATTTGAAGACTGGCAGGTTGCTCTAACTGTAGAAAAAAACATTGCTTCTCAGAG GGGCCATTATCCTCCTGCTGACCAGTACTTGAATCATGCTGACAAGTCAGACATGACTCTTGTTGAAGCTTTCAAAAGGATGCAGGTCATGGAGCATGAGGAACTTGAAGATGCAGCTGAGCAAAATGGAGAACCTGATCAACTG GTATGTTACGGTTGTCATGTTTTTAGTAGTGTGGAAGTTCTTAATCACCAGTGTTAG